In the Paenibacillus pabuli genome, one interval contains:
- a CDS encoding two-component system sensor histidine kinase NtrB has translation MVVALKDILLQVLLAGSAVFLIPFFYLGLPRQVQAKADRNGMMLNSLAVTSAASMLLCLLFAHYASPAAIPISLGVIPLTISILYCRPVIGLTLTLLHVLVYFLIAHPYNLYEFLLQTGILLYPIVWLTARRFKHHTRLRKMTRVISLIAAELIVSALLCIPLMDGHSTFSLAQGIGITIGYIIGAVLAGTFSMLWIEHMHHHQGLEQNLSEVHHQYISETEKLHQILNAVPLSIATVDPDGTVQFVNDTMEQTARNQLPCTTTSNLIGLPASQFVEPGQADRLQNSIRKAVVHGEINGMTVRYGSYVFQSRTVPIYSPSQGRSREVTGAMLIIQDITELEMLRSELDNVDRLSLVGQMAASITHEVRNPMAVVRGFLQLMQEKSPESLDHYYQIVLEELDRANSIINDFLSLAQNRISEKEESQLHDIIHELSPLLWADANLRGQSIELMLDHNVPKLHLNTKEIKQVVLNLARNGMEAMTEKGVLTLETRMVGDKVELCVHDTGAGIPRPKQEKLFEPFYTTKAKGTGLGLSMCRSIVERHNGTITVESQEGEGTTFKVSFQR, from the coding sequence ATGGTGGTTGCGTTAAAGGACATTCTTTTACAGGTGCTGCTTGCAGGTTCTGCGGTATTCCTGATTCCCTTTTTTTATTTGGGGCTTCCCAGACAAGTTCAGGCCAAGGCAGATCGTAATGGAATGATGCTGAACAGCCTGGCAGTGACCAGTGCGGCCAGCATGCTGCTCTGTTTGCTGTTTGCCCATTATGCGAGTCCTGCGGCCATTCCCATTTCATTGGGTGTTATACCTCTTACCATCAGCATACTGTACTGCCGGCCTGTGATAGGCCTCACGCTTACCCTTCTCCATGTACTTGTTTATTTTCTTATTGCGCATCCCTATAACTTGTACGAATTTCTCCTTCAAACAGGCATTCTTCTATATCCTATTGTATGGTTGACGGCCAGACGATTCAAGCACCATACGCGTTTACGCAAAATGACGAGGGTCATCTCGTTGATCGCAGCGGAATTGATCGTATCCGCCCTGCTGTGCATTCCTTTGATGGATGGCCATTCTACGTTCTCCCTAGCTCAAGGAATTGGTATCACGATAGGGTATATCATTGGTGCTGTTCTTGCAGGCACTTTTAGTATGCTCTGGATTGAGCATATGCATCATCATCAGGGGCTTGAACAAAACCTGTCCGAAGTTCATCATCAATACATATCCGAGACGGAAAAACTTCACCAGATACTTAACGCGGTTCCATTATCCATCGCTACAGTGGACCCGGATGGAACCGTTCAGTTTGTCAATGATACCATGGAACAAACGGCAAGAAATCAACTGCCCTGCACGACCACTTCCAATCTGATCGGTCTCCCGGCCAGCCAGTTTGTCGAACCGGGTCAGGCTGATCGATTGCAGAACAGTATACGCAAGGCTGTTGTGCATGGGGAAATTAACGGCATGACCGTACGCTATGGCTCCTATGTATTTCAGTCCCGGACCGTGCCGATTTACTCTCCTTCACAGGGAAGGTCAAGAGAGGTCACGGGGGCCATGCTCATTATTCAGGACATTACTGAGCTGGAAATGCTGCGAAGCGAGCTGGACAATGTGGATCGTCTCAGTCTGGTGGGGCAGATGGCTGCCAGCATCACCCATGAAGTGCGGAATCCGATGGCAGTTGTACGTGGTTTCCTTCAATTAATGCAAGAGAAGAGTCCCGAGTCGCTAGATCACTACTATCAGATTGTACTGGAAGAGCTGGACCGGGCAAACAGCATCATCAATGACTTTCTCTCCCTCGCCCAGAACCGAATTTCCGAAAAGGAAGAGTCCCAGCTGCATGACATTATCCATGAATTGAGTCCTTTGTTATGGGCAGATGCCAATCTGCGTGGACAGAGTATCGAACTCATGCTTGACCATAACGTGCCGAAGCTGCACCTGAATACGAAAGAAATCAAGCAGGTGGTACTCAATCTAGCTCGCAACGGTATGGAAGCCATGACAGAGAAAGGAGTTCTTACGCTCGAAACGCGGATGGTGGGTGACAAGGTTGAGCTGTGTGTACATGATACGGGTGCTGGCATACCAAGGCCGAAGCAAGAGAAGCTGTTTGAGCCTTTTTATACGACCAAAGCCAAAGGGACCGGGCTGGGTTTATCGATGTGCCGCAGCATTGTGGAACGACATAACGGAACAATTACAGTGGAGTCACAAGAAGGCGAGGGGACAACCTTCAAGGTTTCGTTCCAGCGATAA
- a CDS encoding NAD(P)/FAD-dependent oxidoreductase encodes MYDVIVIGGGSAGLMACVAAAEHGASVLLLDKGDQLGRKLGISGGGRCNVTNAKETDELIRHIPGNGRFLYSSFQNLDNQGIMRFFENLGIALKEEDNGRMFPVTDKAKTVVDALVGKVVSLGVEIRTKEPVKQLIHDGQHVQGVKLASGKTVEAHAVIVATGGKSVPQTGSTGDGYPWAESAGHTITELYPTEVPIVSGESWIQSRELQGLSLREVGLSVLDAKGKTVISHRGDMIFTHFGVSGPIALRCSQFIRKVQMKSGSPQVMMSIDLFPELTPAALERQVQQVLEEESRKAVKNILKTWVPERMIPLLMKRAEISEDLTFHHFPKGMLSTLCGLMKAFTFRVDGTRSLKEAFVTGGGVHLKEIYPKTMESKLLPGLFFCGEVLDIHGYTGGYNITAAFSTGYTAGMHAAEYKSTSSIGK; translated from the coding sequence ATGTATGATGTCATTGTAATTGGTGGGGGTTCCGCAGGATTAATGGCCTGCGTTGCCGCTGCCGAACATGGAGCCTCTGTGCTTCTGCTGGATAAGGGAGATCAACTTGGCCGCAAGCTCGGAATTTCCGGCGGTGGTCGCTGCAATGTGACCAATGCCAAAGAGACAGATGAATTGATCAGGCATATTCCCGGTAATGGGCGTTTCTTATATAGTTCATTTCAGAACCTGGACAATCAGGGGATCATGCGTTTTTTTGAAAACCTGGGTATCGCCCTGAAGGAAGAAGACAATGGAAGAATGTTTCCCGTTACAGACAAAGCCAAAACGGTGGTTGATGCTCTGGTAGGCAAGGTGGTTTCCCTGGGTGTGGAGATTCGTACCAAAGAGCCTGTCAAGCAGCTGATTCATGATGGACAGCACGTTCAGGGCGTCAAACTCGCCTCGGGAAAAACCGTCGAAGCCCATGCAGTTATTGTAGCTACCGGAGGCAAATCCGTACCTCAAACCGGTTCAACCGGAGATGGCTATCCTTGGGCTGAATCAGCCGGACATACTATTACGGAGCTTTACCCGACGGAGGTGCCCATTGTTTCCGGTGAGAGCTGGATCCAATCCAGAGAACTTCAGGGGCTGTCTTTGCGGGAAGTGGGGTTATCTGTACTGGATGCCAAAGGCAAGACTGTGATTTCGCATCGCGGTGACATGATCTTTACGCATTTTGGTGTATCGGGGCCCATCGCCCTCCGCTGCAGCCAGTTCATTCGTAAGGTACAAATGAAATCCGGCAGCCCTCAGGTCATGATGAGCATTGATTTGTTCCCTGAACTGACTCCAGCTGCACTGGAAAGACAGGTTCAGCAGGTCCTTGAAGAGGAATCACGCAAGGCGGTTAAAAACATTCTGAAAACATGGGTACCTGAACGCATGATTCCATTACTAATGAAACGTGCCGAGATTAGTGAAGACCTAACGTTCCACCACTTCCCTAAAGGCATGCTCAGCACATTATGCGGGCTAATGAAGGCTTTTACTTTCCGCGTGGATGGCACGCGTTCTCTTAAGGAGGCCTTCGTCACTGGCGGAGGTGTGCACTTAAAGGAAATATACCCAAAAACAATGGAATCCAAGCTATTGCCCGGGCTATTCTTTTGCGGCGAGGTCTTGGACATTCACGGCTACACTGGGGGATATAACATTACTGCTGCATTCTCTACCGGATACACGGCTGGCATGCATGCTGCAGAATATAAAAGCACCAGTAGTATAGGTAAATAG
- a CDS encoding ABC transporter permease — translation MEHSERYTPIRLYRRRQREHFNGQLKNLKLAVDWTVWVYLLVPGLLYLIGWYSSLRTKPLPTWAIELTVPILTGVIDIVMLSGGVLLFVEEADMLFLKSRPLWMRTLMKQGLIRACLLHLGKMIVITALTAPLWSRVYGMSFTPIALLALWFGIVASCQAIALHIIKVRYTGWRRWIQFISAAIAMGFVTIRTTSWMDGEIWRQLAGIFVGILLLLTLVQMRLWMKGTFEGDVREDLRGRLKMTAFLLSQSVSKPKVPRTKTVIFRKRRRLLRNRSISNRTAETAYKAFFRDSSTMKLYLQLGSLSTAAVMLPPFPVNVIVCCLLIIMLTLLFYRSWDVFATSDYVQLLSYDPAALHRAGLMMVRMLFIPLGLLMGLALGITWLGWLASVVVAAAVVAFGLFCLSVGGWIRLTRLS, via the coding sequence ATGGAACATTCCGAGCGATATACACCAATTCGTTTATATAGACGCAGGCAACGAGAGCATTTTAATGGACAGTTAAAGAATCTGAAATTGGCAGTGGATTGGACGGTATGGGTGTATTTGCTGGTTCCTGGACTGCTGTATCTGATCGGGTGGTATTCGAGTTTAAGGACCAAACCGCTGCCAACATGGGCGATTGAACTAACCGTGCCTATCCTGACAGGGGTGATCGATATCGTTATGCTTTCAGGCGGTGTATTGCTCTTTGTGGAAGAAGCCGACATGCTTTTTCTTAAATCGAGACCGCTATGGATGCGGACCTTAATGAAGCAAGGGCTTATCCGGGCTTGTTTACTGCATTTGGGCAAAATGATTGTGATTACGGCGTTGACCGCACCTCTGTGGTCTCGTGTTTATGGCATGTCGTTTACACCGATCGCGCTCCTTGCACTCTGGTTTGGTATAGTTGCTTCATGTCAGGCGATAGCTCTGCACATCATAAAGGTGCGATATACCGGATGGAGGCGCTGGATTCAATTCATCTCTGCTGCGATTGCCATGGGATTTGTTACGATCCGTACAACGTCTTGGATGGATGGAGAGATCTGGAGACAGCTTGCTGGAATATTTGTGGGAATCCTTTTACTTCTCACGTTGGTCCAGATGAGGCTGTGGATGAAGGGGACGTTTGAGGGGGATGTACGGGAGGATTTACGAGGCAGATTGAAGATGACAGCGTTTTTGTTAAGTCAGTCCGTATCCAAGCCGAAGGTACCCCGTACAAAAACAGTCATTTTTCGAAAAAGGCGCAGGCTTCTGCGCAATCGTTCCATTTCTAACCGGACAGCCGAAACGGCTTATAAAGCCTTTTTTCGTGACTCGTCTACAATGAAACTGTATTTGCAGCTGGGTAGTCTCTCCACAGCAGCAGTCATGCTTCCCCCTTTTCCCGTCAATGTCATCGTGTGCTGCTTGCTGATCATTATGCTGACCTTGCTGTTTTATCGCTCATGGGATGTTTTTGCGACATCAGACTATGTGCAGCTCCTATCCTATGACCCTGCTGCTCTGCACCGTGCAGGATTGATGATGGTTCGGATGCTGTTCATCCCGCTGGGCCTTCTTATGGGTCTCGCTTTAGGAATAACCTGGCTCGGCTGGCTGGCAAGTGTCGTTGTTGCGGCAGCTGTCGTGGCCTTCGGACTCTTTTGCCTTTCCGTCGGAGGGTGGATTCGATTGACCCGTTTAAGTTAA
- a CDS encoding ABC transporter ATP-binding protein codes for MKIDMEESASKQSILDVHIAEAGYEAGKSTIQNIQIQVYPGELVGIIGPNGAGKSTTIKTMLGLLEFAEFEIAIGGEGRYAYIPEQPVFYEYMTLWEHLDLAAAAYEMEEGEFVARAEELLVRFGMDHVRDDLPGSFSKGMRQKMMLMIGFLASPDVYIVDEPFIGLDPRATKDFLQLLDEERRRGAGVLMSTHVLDTAERICDRFILIAAGRSAAEGTLDEIRAVAGQPELSLFDCFDILTS; via the coding sequence ATGAAGATCGATATGGAAGAGTCAGCATCGAAGCAGTCCATACTGGACGTACATATAGCAGAGGCAGGATATGAAGCAGGCAAGTCGACGATACAAAACATTCAAATCCAGGTGTATCCAGGAGAACTGGTAGGTATTATTGGTCCAAACGGTGCAGGCAAAAGCACGACCATCAAAACGATGCTTGGCTTGCTGGAGTTCGCCGAGTTTGAGATAGCGATTGGAGGAGAGGGCAGATATGCCTATATTCCGGAGCAGCCTGTCTTTTATGAATATATGACTCTATGGGAGCATCTTGACCTTGCTGCCGCCGCGTACGAAATGGAGGAGGGGGAGTTTGTTGCGAGAGCGGAGGAATTGCTGGTTCGTTTCGGCATGGATCATGTACGCGACGATCTTCCAGGCAGTTTTTCCAAAGGCATGCGTCAGAAAATGATGCTGATGATCGGCTTCTTGGCCTCACCTGATGTATATATTGTAGACGAGCCTTTTATTGGGCTGGATCCGCGCGCAACCAAGGACTTTCTGCAATTACTCGATGAGGAACGTCGTCGCGGGGCGGGAGTGTTAATGTCCACGCATGTACTCGACACAGCGGAGCGTATCTGTGACCGATTTATACTGATTGCAGCGGGCAGATCGGCCGCTGAAGGCACGCTGGATGAGATTCGCGCTGTCGCCGGGCAGCCGGAGTTATCCTTATTCGACTGTTTTGATATACTGACATCCTAG
- a CDS encoding MFS transporter, with amino-acid sequence MEMTMTMKGQRGLKHNRPFVTLMVAQAISNLGDWLHLLAILTLVGIRWNATPWEITFTTLCAALPVLITGPFAGALADRMNRKWLMIAADGARVVIVAGFIFADQIWHVYVLLILKSLFDVVFSPAKNGKLKEFVPHVQLAQAVSISSVIEQMSKIIGPALGGLLVAAFGITWCFILDSASFLISGIILLWIPGKRVIQTARPSVQESKGEEIGGISSREKGAFLKDTLEGVRMLASLPQVGSSLILLASAILFLQFADSQTVVLFRQLPGISSDLLGWCVGASGVGTLIAAMSVRKWKRAGHVLKMGVGTSITGLVIGAAGAVVGVWPHAGLGANLLLISMFALAGIGIGFAVVPFQILLQEQTPEGMTGRVFGTVGSVMTASNIMGPVVGGFLVTSFGVIPAFVCSGILMTLLGLVYVLKRRSKMMDATVASEAVAVSE; translated from the coding sequence ATGGAAATGACAATGACAATGAAGGGACAACGCGGGCTGAAGCATAACCGTCCATTTGTAACACTGATGGTGGCGCAGGCCATCTCCAATCTGGGCGACTGGCTGCATTTGTTGGCAATCTTGACGTTGGTGGGAATACGTTGGAATGCTACGCCGTGGGAAATTACGTTTACTACACTTTGTGCGGCATTGCCTGTGCTGATAACAGGGCCGTTTGCAGGTGCGCTGGCAGATCGGATGAATCGGAAATGGTTGATGATCGCAGCGGACGGTGCACGAGTCGTGATTGTTGCCGGGTTCATTTTTGCCGATCAGATCTGGCATGTATACGTATTGCTTATTCTCAAATCGTTATTCGACGTCGTATTCTCACCCGCCAAGAACGGGAAGTTGAAGGAATTCGTGCCGCATGTGCAACTGGCTCAAGCCGTTTCCATCAGCTCGGTGATCGAACAGATGTCCAAAATTATAGGTCCTGCGCTTGGCGGATTGCTGGTTGCAGCCTTTGGGATTACCTGGTGTTTTATTCTGGATTCAGCCTCGTTTCTCATCTCGGGTATTATTTTGCTGTGGATTCCGGGTAAGCGGGTGATCCAAACTGCAAGACCGTCTGTACAAGAAAGTAAGGGAGAAGAAATAGGGGGCATTTCATCCCGAGAAAAAGGTGCCTTTTTGAAGGATACGCTGGAAGGCGTTCGTATGCTCGCTTCACTTCCACAGGTAGGCTCTTCTCTCATTTTGCTGGCATCCGCCATTCTGTTCCTGCAATTTGCTGATTCCCAGACCGTTGTCCTGTTCAGACAGCTGCCTGGAATTTCGAGTGATCTGCTGGGGTGGTGCGTTGGTGCCAGTGGGGTTGGAACGTTAATTGCAGCCATGAGTGTGAGGAAGTGGAAAAGAGCAGGACATGTACTGAAGATGGGGGTGGGAACATCGATAACGGGGCTTGTCATTGGTGCAGCAGGAGCCGTTGTTGGCGTATGGCCGCATGCTGGTCTGGGTGCCAACCTGCTGCTGATATCGATGTTTGCCCTGGCAGGAATCGGAATTGGGTTCGCCGTGGTGCCTTTTCAAATTTTGCTGCAGGAACAAACTCCTGAAGGAATGACCGGGCGTGTATTTGGGACTGTTGGCAGCGTCATGACAGCAAGCAATATTATGGGTCCTGTTGTAGGGGGATTTCTGGTCACGTCGTTTGGTGTTATCCCTGCCTTTGTATGTTCAGGCATTTTGATGACACTTCTGGGATTGGTCTATGTATTAAAACGCAGATCGAAAATGATGGATGCAACGGTGGCGAGTGAGGCAGTGGCTGTAAGCGAATAG
- a CDS encoding MarR family winged helix-turn-helix transcriptional regulator produces the protein MLELQEIGTERSLHLYRTLAKTFKSVNEHAVSGSKVHGFNPTAYGVLEVLYMKGAQPIQQVGAQLLLQSGNVTYVIDKLEQRGLLHRKHCPQDRRIIFVELTEEGHRTMDDIYPGYAHKIDRAVSGLSEGDKTLLSELLERLALGADRLSANG, from the coding sequence ATGCTGGAATTACAAGAAATCGGAACCGAACGTTCACTTCATCTGTACCGCACCTTGGCCAAAACATTCAAGAGCGTGAATGAACACGCTGTATCCGGTAGCAAAGTGCACGGCTTCAACCCTACTGCATACGGGGTGCTGGAAGTACTGTATATGAAAGGAGCACAGCCGATTCAACAGGTAGGCGCACAACTTCTGCTGCAGAGCGGGAACGTAACCTATGTCATTGATAAGCTGGAGCAAAGAGGGCTTTTACATCGCAAACACTGTCCGCAGGACAGACGGATTATATTTGTGGAACTGACAGAGGAAGGTCACCGGACCATGGATGATATTTATCCAGGGTATGCACACAAGATCGATCGTGCAGTCAGTGGTCTGAGCGAGGGTGACAAGACATTGCTGTCTGAGTTGTTGGAAAGGCTTGCGCTTGGCGCAGACCGTCTATCCGCTAATGGTTGA
- a CDS encoding MDR family MFS transporter, giving the protein MKRSFILAGLLLATFLSAIEGTVIGPAGPTIVSELGSVQLLSWIFTAYLLTMAVSTPIFGKISDLYGRKPVFLIGCALFLLGSLLCCFSQNMEQLIIFRAIQGIGAGAVVPVTFTIIGDIYRIEERGKIQGWISSVWGISSLAGPLLGGYFVDNLGWQWIFGFNVPFGLLAMWFVFRYLKEDISPRTAKIDYVGALTFTVGITALLFVLSAGGQYYAWSSPLILGLSAVAVVFMILFFIVEKRAQAPMVPLHLFRIRDIRVANIAGLLTSTLMIGLTSYLPLWVQGVRGGNATESGLLLAPMSVGWLIGSVLAGRLLMKIGSRLTALIGLTGIAIGSGGLFLVGGTSPQAVLFILTFIYGLGFGFAFTIFTIIAQSSVGYQERGSSTSLHTFMRTLGQTIGAAVFGTWLNYRISRLSSEQHLADAGISERDLNELLAPHTDAALSDDKWALLRNVLEGSLHSLFVIMFVIAIVSWLTTLALRKRLIVPEEAEAGAEIPKQAKVAGK; this is encoded by the coding sequence TTGAAACGCAGTTTCATCTTGGCGGGATTGTTGCTGGCAACCTTTTTGTCGGCGATTGAAGGAACGGTCATTGGTCCGGCGGGGCCAACCATTGTCAGTGAGCTGGGAAGTGTGCAGCTGCTTAGCTGGATCTTTACCGCATATCTGCTAACGATGGCTGTCAGCACGCCGATTTTTGGTAAAATCAGTGATCTTTACGGCCGAAAGCCCGTGTTCCTGATTGGCTGTGCACTGTTTTTACTCGGTTCATTGCTTTGCTGTTTCTCACAGAACATGGAGCAGTTGATTATTTTTCGAGCGATTCAGGGGATTGGGGCAGGAGCGGTTGTGCCTGTCACGTTTACGATTATTGGAGACATTTACCGGATTGAAGAACGAGGCAAGATTCAGGGCTGGATCAGTTCGGTGTGGGGCATATCTTCCCTGGCAGGACCGCTGCTTGGTGGTTACTTTGTCGATAATCTCGGATGGCAGTGGATTTTTGGATTCAACGTGCCATTTGGCTTGCTTGCCATGTGGTTCGTATTTCGTTATTTGAAGGAAGACATCTCACCTCGTACCGCCAAAATTGACTACGTTGGTGCGCTGACCTTCACGGTAGGCATAACGGCATTACTCTTTGTGTTGTCAGCAGGCGGGCAGTATTATGCCTGGAGCTCTCCGCTCATTTTGGGACTGAGTGCAGTGGCCGTCGTGTTTATGATCTTATTCTTCATCGTTGAGAAAAGAGCTCAGGCGCCGATGGTTCCACTGCATCTGTTCCGTATTCGGGACATCCGTGTGGCGAATATTGCGGGACTGCTAACCAGTACGTTGATGATCGGCTTAACCAGTTATTTGCCACTATGGGTGCAGGGTGTCCGTGGAGGCAATGCCACTGAATCCGGACTGCTGCTCGCGCCGATGTCCGTAGGCTGGTTAATCGGAAGTGTGCTGGCGGGTCGTCTCCTGATGAAGATCGGGTCACGTCTGACTGCACTCATCGGATTGACCGGAATCGCGATCGGCTCGGGAGGGCTTTTCCTGGTAGGTGGAACATCCCCACAGGCCGTGCTGTTTATTTTGACCTTTATTTATGGGCTTGGCTTTGGCTTTGCGTTTACGATATTCACCATCATTGCACAGTCCTCTGTGGGATATCAGGAACGCGGATCTTCAACGTCACTGCATACGTTCATGCGCACTCTGGGACAAACGATTGGCGCGGCTGTTTTTGGCACATGGCTGAACTACCGGATATCCAGGTTATCCAGTGAACAGCATCTGGCCGATGCCGGCATTTCCGAACGTGATCTGAATGAGCTGCTCGCACCACATACGGACGCTGCCCTGTCCGATGACAAATGGGCACTGCTTCGGAATGTGCTGGAAGGCAGTCTGCATTCCCTGTTTGTCATCATGTTCGTCATCGCGATCGTATCCTGGTTAACGACATTAGCATTACGCAAACGTTTAATCGTGCCTGAAGAGGCAGAGGCAGGGGCAGAAATACCGAAACAGGCCAAGGTTGCCGGGAAGTGA
- a CDS encoding GNAT family N-acetyltransferase, with protein sequence MYKSKGRIPELETARLRLRKMRRRDAAQMFAYWSDREVTRYMNLAPMIGTSEAADMIGLLNHMAGEEEAIRWGIELKETGRLIGSCGYNTWQLEGAFRGEIGYELGRDYWRHGYMTEVFSVMLPFGYETMGLNRIEALVDPRNAASGEFLINQGFTREGLLRQVQHTSTGYKDMVMYSLLYDEWLRKHSK encoded by the coding sequence ATGTATAAATCCAAAGGGAGAATTCCCGAACTTGAGACAGCACGTCTTCGTCTGCGCAAAATGCGCCGCCGGGATGCGGCTCAGATGTTCGCATACTGGTCAGACCGGGAGGTGACCCGCTATATGAATCTGGCACCGATGATCGGGACAAGCGAAGCTGCGGATATGATTGGATTGCTTAACCATATGGCAGGGGAAGAGGAGGCGATTCGCTGGGGCATCGAACTTAAGGAGACGGGCCGTCTTATCGGAAGCTGTGGATACAATACCTGGCAGCTTGAAGGCGCATTCCGCGGGGAGATCGGTTACGAGCTGGGGCGTGACTACTGGCGGCATGGTTATATGACCGAAGTGTTCTCGGTGATGCTGCCTTTCGGGTATGAAACCATGGGGCTTAATCGGATTGAAGCGCTAGTCGATCCACGAAACGCCGCTTCCGGAGAGTTTTTGATAAACCAAGGCTTCACGCGGGAAGGTCTGCTGCGCCAGGTACAGCATACATCTACAGGATATAAGGATATGGTGATGTATTCACTGCTGTACGATGAGTGGCTGCGCAAGCATAGTAAATAA
- a CDS encoding GAF domain-containing protein has translation MFQAVSYEGTRSEQHTAVLGQLSALIRDEPSAIANLANAAALLNVFLTDTNWVGFYLYDGKELVLGPFQGLPACIRIPLGRGVCGTSAAERRTLVVDDVHAFPGHIACDAASNSEIVVPIIKDGELYGVLDIDSPIKNRFDDEDRIFLEQAVKLLTEQL, from the coding sequence ATGTTTCAAGCTGTTTCCTATGAAGGAACACGAAGCGAGCAGCACACCGCCGTCCTGGGACAGTTAAGCGCTCTGATCCGCGATGAACCAAGCGCCATTGCCAATCTGGCAAACGCTGCGGCGCTGCTCAATGTATTTCTGACCGATACCAATTGGGTCGGATTCTACCTGTATGATGGAAAAGAACTTGTTCTAGGTCCGTTCCAAGGGCTGCCAGCCTGCATTCGTATTCCGCTTGGACGCGGGGTATGCGGCACTTCTGCTGCGGAACGACGTACACTCGTTGTAGACGATGTTCATGCCTTCCCAGGTCATATCGCCTGTGATGCCGCATCGAACAGCGAGATTGTCGTGCCCATCATCAAAGACGGCGAATTGTATGGGGTGCTCGACATCGATAGCCCCATTAAAAACCGTTTCGACGACGAAGACCGCATCTTCTTGGAACAGGCCGTCAAACTGCTCACGGAGCAGCTGTAA
- a CDS encoding MerR family transcriptional regulator — MAYTMADVSGMSGISLNELSEYVKSGWLTPAFAGRNQNEVYYEKPELLKLQQILFCKELGVEQEEIGSMLQEDHQDIIHMMQQQRIQLLEKALHLHGLIQTLDQTISHLQGEQELEVRELYQGFVKKGHHSMLPESPEFPDRDSVVTHGWHPVESESAMSYDGELKTKEDYLDSQEKIDRINRDLQQAIEDGLTPESPEVQHIIGRHLEWIKDYYTPTAEIYRDLGNLYVEHRNFRQMYDGYHPKLAEFLRDGMLIKAEQELT; from the coding sequence ATGGCGTATACCATGGCGGACGTATCCGGCATGTCCGGTATAAGTCTGAATGAATTGAGCGAATATGTAAAATCCGGTTGGCTAACACCTGCATTCGCAGGTAGAAACCAGAATGAAGTTTATTATGAGAAACCGGAGCTGTTGAAACTCCAGCAGATTCTGTTCTGCAAGGAGCTGGGGGTTGAGCAGGAAGAGATCGGCTCCATGCTGCAGGAGGATCATCAAGATATCATTCATATGATGCAGCAGCAGCGCATACAGCTGCTGGAAAAGGCTTTGCATTTGCATGGTTTGATCCAGACGCTGGACCAAACGATTTCCCATTTGCAGGGAGAGCAGGAGCTTGAGGTTCGTGAGTTGTATCAGGGCTTTGTCAAAAAAGGACATCACAGCATGCTGCCGGAGTCACCGGAGTTCCCGGACCGTGATTCGGTCGTAACGCATGGCTGGCATCCAGTAGAATCTGAATCAGCAATGTCTTATGACGGGGAACTCAAAACCAAAGAAGATTACCTGGATTCCCAGGAGAAAATAGACCGAATTAACCGGGATTTGCAGCAGGCGATTGAAGATGGCCTGACACCTGAAAGTCCGGAAGTTCAGCATATTATTGGCAGACATCTGGAATGGATCAAGGATTACTACACGCCTACTGCCGAGATCTATCGGGATTTGGGCAATCTGTATGTGGAACATCGAAATTTCCGCCAAATGTACGATGGGTACCATCCGAAGCTTGCCGAATTTTTGCGAGACGGCATGTTGATCAAAGCGGAACAGGAATTGACCTAA